A part of Methanocalculus alkaliphilus genomic DNA contains:
- a CDS encoding 3-isopropylmalate dehydratase small subunit, whose translation MRVWKFGNDIDTDAIIPGRFLTIYDEKELASHAFEGTRDDFSKQAEEGDIIVGGRNFGCGSSREHAPLAIRGSGVRVIVAESYARIFYRNAINTGLLPLVCEDAGAIADGAELIVNTDEGYIESAGKRYPIDPVPEFLLEIIKAGGLVAYARAHPEVKTCTE comes from the coding sequence ATGCGTGTCTGGAAATTTGGCAACGATATCGATACGGATGCAATCATACCGGGTCGTTTTCTGACGATCTATGATGAAAAAGAACTTGCCTCACATGCGTTTGAGGGAACCCGTGACGACTTTTCAAAGCAGGCTGAAGAAGGGGATATCATCGTCGGTGGCCGCAACTTTGGCTGTGGCTCGTCACGTGAGCATGCACCCCTTGCTATCCGGGGCTCCGGTGTCCGGGTGATCGTCGCTGAGTCGTATGCGAGGATATTTTATCGAAATGCCATTAATACCGGACTTCTTCCGCTTGTCTGTGAAGATGCCGGAGCTATTGCGGATGGGGCAGAACTGATTGTAAATACGGATGAAGGATATATTGAGTCGGCCGGGAAGCGATACCCGATCGATCCTGTTCCGGAATTCCTTCTTGAAATAATAAAAGCGGGGGGGCTCGTCGCCTATGCGCGGGCGCACCCGGAGGTGAAGACATGCACAGAGTAG
- a CDS encoding PEGA domain-containing protein: MHIHTPILIVGILISLLILISPVNAAETGSVEIISDPGNAEVYITGQFRGYTPITISELRPGLTRISVRRPNYQNWDGVAYITPGATVRLEPELARTGTVFRNTGNIVITTHPEAVVLQNQNYVGVTDEDGSLIIARTDLGAHLITIEKEGYYSYQEYTTVYPGKTSGIVKELQPLTTPEPAPPVPTPDLRVSPVPTPPEQSAPAPAIIIAGIVAASLAAGVMRRF; this comes from the coding sequence ATGCATATCCATACGCCCATCCTGATCGTGGGAATTCTGATCTCCCTGCTCATCCTTATCTCCCCCGTCAATGCAGCAGAGACGGGATCTGTTGAGATCATCTCAGACCCTGGCAACGCCGAGGTCTATATCACGGGCCAGTTCCGGGGCTACACCCCCATCACCATCAGCGAACTCAGACCCGGACTGACCCGGATCTCTGTGAGGAGGCCAAACTACCAGAACTGGGACGGGGTCGCCTACATTACACCGGGTGCAACCGTCCGGCTTGAGCCGGAACTTGCACGAACAGGAACTGTTTTCCGAAATACCGGAAACATCGTCATCACCACACATCCGGAAGCGGTTGTATTGCAGAATCAGAACTATGTCGGAGTGACAGATGAGGACGGGAGCCTCATTATCGCACGGACCGACCTGGGCGCCCACCTGATAACAATAGAGAAAGAGGGGTATTACAGTTATCAGGAGTATACCACCGTCTATCCGGGGAAGACGTCCGGTATTGTGAAAGAGCTTCAGCCACTCACCACACCGGAACCTGCCCCACCGGTCCCGACTCCTGATCTCCGGGTATCGCCTGTTCCGACACCGCCTGAGCAGAGTGCGCCGGCCCCTGCAATCATCATCGCAGGGATCGTCGCAGCATCATTGGCAGCAGGAGTTATGCGCCGGTTCTGA
- a CDS encoding cobyric acid synthase → MSLIVLGTASHVGKSVTVAGICRALSDRGYTVTPFKAQNMSLNSYVTGDGAEIGIAQAMQAAAARREPSADMNPILLKPKGESISQVIVLGKPYKDLPIREYYKETDALLEIAVSAYERLDKETGCVICEGAGGAAELNLYDRDIANIRLAERLNIPIILVADIERGGVFAQLYGTMELLPPHIRRLVAGIIINKFRGDPGIFESGIRMVESICGVPVLGLVPYTDLQLPSEDSLSLNDKRASGSPIRIGIIRLTRISNFTDFESLERGASVEYVVPGSTLEPYDCIIIPGTKNSVEDLEELREKGTIQEIWKAHERGIPVIGICGGYQMLGEQIIDDAIESGRRGVYTGIGLLPVETRFSEYKKTTIQVVRQAEPIGPILSGIGEVRGYEIHMGETVRKGGNQAFSGEGASSDDGMVFGTYLHGLFQNRNAALALLRYLHERKGLSYSEEIYIDPYEELARHFERHLDMEAIIALNNGDDGRK, encoded by the coding sequence ATGTCGCTTATCGTGCTTGGAACTGCCTCACACGTCGGAAAGAGTGTAACTGTTGCAGGAATATGCCGTGCGCTCTCCGACCGTGGATATACAGTCACTCCCTTTAAAGCGCAGAATATGAGTTTAAACTCATATGTCACCGGAGATGGTGCCGAGATCGGAATAGCACAGGCGATGCAGGCAGCCGCAGCCCGTCGTGAACCCTCAGCGGATATGAACCCGATCCTGCTTAAGCCCAAGGGGGAGAGCATTTCGCAGGTGATCGTCCTTGGAAAGCCCTATAAGGATCTGCCAATACGAGAATACTATAAGGAGACCGATGCGCTCCTTGAGATAGCCGTCTCCGCGTATGAACGGCTCGATAAGGAGACGGGCTGTGTGATATGTGAAGGAGCGGGGGGTGCGGCAGAGCTGAATCTCTATGATCGGGATATCGCCAATATCAGGCTTGCAGAACGACTCAACATTCCAATTATCCTGGTTGCCGATATTGAAAGAGGGGGGGTCTTTGCACAGCTTTATGGAACGATGGAACTCCTCCCACCACATATCCGCAGACTCGTTGCCGGTATAATCATTAACAAATTCAGGGGTGATCCCGGAATATTCGAATCAGGCATCAGGATGGTTGAATCTATCTGCGGTGTTCCGGTCCTTGGGCTTGTCCCGTATACAGATCTCCAGCTTCCAAGCGAGGATTCCCTCTCATTGAATGATAAGCGCGCATCAGGGTCACCGATACGCATTGGTATCATCCGCCTCACAAGGATCTCCAACTTCACCGACTTTGAGTCGCTGGAACGGGGTGCTTCAGTAGAATATGTCGTCCCCGGCAGCACACTTGAGCCATATGACTGTATCATCATTCCGGGTACAAAAAATTCTGTTGAGGATCTGGAAGAGCTCAGGGAGAAAGGGACAATACAGGAGATTTGGAAGGCACATGAACGAGGCATCCCGGTGATTGGAATCTGCGGGGGATACCAGATGCTTGGGGAGCAGATCATCGATGATGCGATAGAATCAGGTCGCCGGGGGGTATATACAGGCATTGGCCTCCTCCCGGTTGAGACACGGTTTTCCGAATACAAAAAGACAACAATCCAGGTTGTCCGCCAGGCAGAGCCGATCGGACCCATCCTCTCCGGTATCGGGGAAGTGAGGGGATATGAGATCCATATGGGTGAGACAGTACGAAAGGGTGGAAATCAGGCCTTCTCCGGAGAGGGGGCATCCAGTGATGATGGAATGGTCTTTGGGACATATCTGCACGGGCTCTTTCAGAACAGAAATGCCGCTCTCGCCCTTCTCAGATACCTGCATGAGAGAAAGGGATTATCATATTCCGAAGAGATATACATCGATCCATACGAAGAGCTCGCCCGCCATTTTGAGAGGCACCTTGACATGGAGGCGATCATCGCATTGAACAACGGGGATGATGGCAGGAAATGA
- a CDS encoding YkgJ family cysteine cluster protein, with the protein MESEFSCTLCGRCCNGFGRYIRIDQQTGTTYRCTLTLTRETFRAIPDPGRSDLLKDRSYFRDHPHACPFLRKEAEERIICTIHGSRPRFCREYVCCTGRIGRDDIVCGEMKGRRDIKTDDPDLTRRWSELVSLYGGSDDTVWKQKVQEALQKDGYTVVYYG; encoded by the coding sequence ATGGAGTCGGAGTTTTCCTGTACCCTCTGCGGGCGTTGCTGCAATGGGTTTGGACGGTATATCAGAATCGATCAGCAGACTGGCACTACGTACCGGTGCACCCTCACCCTGACCAGGGAGACATTTCGTGCAATTCCGGATCCCGGAAGATCGGATCTTCTGAAGGATCGGTCATATTTCAGAGATCATCCACATGCATGTCCTTTTCTCAGAAAGGAAGCTGAAGAGAGGATTATTTGTACTATCCATGGATCACGCCCCCGCTTTTGCCGTGAGTATGTCTGCTGCACCGGAAGAATCGGACGTGATGATATCGTATGTGGTGAGATGAAGGGACGCAGGGATATCAAAACCGATGATCCTGATCTAACGAGGCGGTGGTCAGAACTCGTTTCGCTGTATGGAGGGTCTGATGACACTGTCTGGAAGCAGAAGGTTCAGGAAGCATTACAAAAAGACGGGTATACGGTGGTTTATTATGGATGA
- a CDS encoding type II secretion system protein E, whose amino-acid sequence MTTRMSFTLESKLSDQIEQFAQEMRVDRNEAILRLIEAGIIKYSEEKGFIPIQQERGFQEVKVIKRSIDDLTATVSDLKKEIRVIHHILDLRHQKESRPVQKESRRWWEFWKGI is encoded by the coding sequence ATGACAACACGGATGTCATTTACACTGGAGAGCAAACTGTCAGATCAGATTGAACAGTTTGCACAGGAGATGAGGGTCGATCGAAATGAAGCAATTCTCAGACTTATTGAGGCGGGCATCATCAAGTATTCCGAAGAGAAGGGATTCATTCCGATACAGCAGGAGCGGGGTTTTCAGGAAGTGAAGGTGATCAAAAGATCCATTGATGACCTGACGGCAACAGTCAGCGACCTGAAGAAGGAGATCAGGGTTATCCATCACATCCTTGATCTGAGACATCAGAAGGAGAGCAGACCTGTTCAGAAAGAGAGCCGCCGCTGGTGGGAGTTCTGGAAAGGTATCTGA
- a CDS encoding sugar phosphate nucleotidyltransferase: protein MKVCIMCGGEGTRLRPLTFERPKPTIPIGGVPSIQHLVIHLANLGFTDIVITLGYLGDRIREALGDGSLYSADITYVEEKTKLGTAGSVKNAEEYLEGTPFLVVGGDHVTDINLLEFYREHKKNGAITSIGLISIDDPSEYGIAELDATFTIRRFKEKPSPGEIFSNLASTGMYVCNSEIFDYIPTGRKFDFARDLFPALMHDGRTIKGWLARGNWTDVGSPSMLRQAERWKLADIGMTTIKGTLSVRDAQITGPVRFGDAISLGSRSRIIGPVSIGEGATIGEDVIIGPYTSIGDHCVISNGSKIFSSSIYSGVRIGTGSTISGSIIDNDVVIRDGCSIENDTVIGPRASIGEGVVVHSRTRLWPEVNVQPGTVVKEYVLNDAYDTRHEGS from the coding sequence ATGAAAGTCTGTATCATGTGTGGGGGGGAGGGGACCCGTCTCCGCCCTTTGACCTTTGAGAGGCCAAAGCCGACGATTCCCATCGGAGGGGTTCCCTCGATCCAGCATCTGGTCATTCATCTCGCCAACCTCGGCTTTACTGATATCGTCATCACACTTGGCTATCTGGGGGATCGGATACGGGAGGCGCTTGGTGACGGATCGCTCTACTCTGCAGATATCACCTATGTCGAGGAGAAGACAAAGCTTGGAACCGCCGGATCAGTCAAGAATGCAGAGGAATACCTTGAGGGAACACCCTTCCTTGTCGTCGGAGGAGACCATGTTACAGATATTAACCTCCTTGAGTTTTACCGTGAACACAAAAAGAACGGTGCCATCACCTCAATCGGATTGATCAGCATCGACGATCCATCTGAATACGGGATTGCAGAACTTGATGCAACCTTCACCATCCGCAGGTTCAAAGAGAAGCCTTCTCCCGGTGAGATCTTCTCGAATCTCGCATCCACAGGAATGTATGTCTGCAATTCTGAGATCTTTGATTACATCCCCACCGGCAGAAAGTTTGACTTCGCACGGGATCTCTTCCCGGCCCTGATGCATGATGGCAGGACCATCAAGGGCTGGCTTGCCAGGGGAAACTGGACCGATGTCGGATCCCCATCGATGCTCAGGCAGGCGGAACGCTGGAAACTGGCTGATATCGGTATGACAACAATCAAGGGAACCCTCTCTGTCAGGGATGCACAGATCACAGGACCTGTCCGGTTTGGTGACGCCATCTCTCTGGGATCACGATCACGCATCATCGGCCCGGTCTCCATCGGAGAGGGGGCAACGATTGGAGAGGATGTTATCATCGGCCCCTACACATCCATCGGAGATCACTGTGTGATCTCAAATGGCTCCAAGATCTTCTCATCATCCATATACTCAGGAGTCAGGATCGGGACCGGTTCAACAATCAGCGGGAGTATCATCGACAATGATGTTGTCATCAGAGATGGCTGCTCAATTGAGAATGATACCGTCATCGGTCCACGTGCTTCCATAGGAGAGGGGGTCGTCGTCCATTCACGAACCCGGCTCTGGCCTGAGGTTAACGTTCAGCCAGGGACAGTGGTAAAAGAGTACGTCCTGAATGATGCATATGACACCCGGCATGAGGGGTCATAG
- a CDS encoding STAS domain-containing protein — translation MEITPTEIQNIRFLKVSGRIDSSNAPDAEEKLRGYAEGGDGPVIIDGSELTYISSGGLRVLLTIEKGLAKEDRHIILCSLRPDVEKIFRLTGFSSIFSIHPSIDAAMAYLQG, via the coding sequence ATGGAGATCACACCGACAGAGATACAGAATATCCGATTTTTGAAAGTATCCGGCAGAATCGACTCTTCCAACGCCCCCGACGCTGAAGAGAAACTCCGGGGATATGCAGAGGGCGGGGACGGCCCGGTCATCATCGACGGGAGTGAACTGACATATATCAGCAGTGGCGGCCTTCGCGTCCTGCTTACCATCGAAAAAGGGTTGGCAAAAGAGGACCGGCATATCATCCTCTGCTCCCTCCGTCCGGATGTTGAGAAGATCTTCAGACTGACCGGTTTTTCATCCATCTTTTCCATCCATCCCTCCATTGATGCCGCTATGGCGTATCTTCAGGGATAG
- a CDS encoding Hsp20/alpha crystallin family protein, whose translation MVWRRRRYPFGSLGHEIDEMMGEMETRFQDLFSGGRTLLPEGGAADRLIPAVRGEFRVDVCEHEGDVVVVADLPGIEKEQVNVRLHDPRTLEISTERREEKKEEEENYFMRERVYGSMRRVVRLPGDVDEESAQASFKNGVLEIRLKLSEKETGRTIPVN comes from the coding sequence ATGGTATGGCGTAGGCGAAGATATCCGTTCGGCTCACTTGGCCATGAGATTGATGAGATGATGGGAGAGATGGAGACCCGTTTCCAGGATCTCTTCTCCGGAGGCAGGACACTGCTCCCTGAGGGGGGGGCGGCAGATCGCCTTATCCCGGCTGTCAGAGGGGAGTTCCGGGTTGATGTCTGTGAGCATGAGGGCGACGTTGTCGTCGTCGCGGATCTTCCGGGAATCGAGAAGGAGCAGGTCAATGTCCGGCTCCATGATCCACGGACCCTTGAGATATCAACAGAACGGCGGGAAGAGAAGAAGGAGGAAGAGGAGAACTACTTCATGAGGGAGCGAGTCTATGGATCGATGCGCCGCGTCGTCCGCCTCCCTGGCGATGTTGATGAGGAGAGTGCACAAGCTTCCTTTAAAAACGGAGTCCTTGAGATCCGGCTGAAGTTGTCCGAGAAGGAGACAGGAAGGACAATTCCTGTCAACTGA
- a CDS encoding 3-isopropylmalate dehydrogenase — MHRVARIDGDGIGPEIIDAGVTVLDAAGERFNFDIDWVNFDIGSERYLRTGELLTEEDITGLEACDSIYFGALGDDRVKPGIIEKGILLALRFHFDQYINLRPIKLLDGVTTPLANKKPEDIDFLVVRENTEDFYVGIGSRFTGSEKTSLEVIRNLYSIKFGVDVESDATEVAYQIGLITREGAERVINYAFERAQEREKSCTSVDKANVLSDIYGLWREVFTSVSGRYPDVKTDFTFVDAVTMWFVKNPEWFDVVVTPNMFGDIITDLGAMIQGGLGLAPGGNINPDGISMFEPIHGSAPKYKGMNIANPLATIWAGALLLENIGEKEAADAVIRGIESSIIAGHVTKDMGGSQSTSSVGDWIAEQIRTGA; from the coding sequence ATGCACAGAGTAGCACGTATAGATGGAGATGGAATCGGACCTGAGATCATTGATGCAGGAGTCACTGTCCTGGATGCCGCCGGTGAGCGGTTCAACTTTGATATCGACTGGGTCAACTTCGATATTGGATCGGAACGGTACCTCAGGACCGGAGAACTTCTGACCGAGGAAGATATCACCGGTCTTGAAGCCTGTGACTCGATCTATTTTGGTGCATTGGGCGATGATCGCGTCAAACCCGGCATTATTGAGAAGGGTATTCTCCTTGCCCTCAGGTTCCATTTTGACCAGTATATCAATCTCCGCCCGATCAAGCTTCTGGATGGCGTCACCACACCCCTTGCCAACAAGAAGCCCGAGGATATCGATTTCCTTGTTGTGAGGGAGAATACCGAGGACTTCTATGTCGGTATCGGATCACGGTTTACTGGATCTGAGAAGACGAGCCTTGAGGTGATCCGCAATCTCTACTCCATCAAATTCGGCGTTGATGTTGAGAGTGATGCGACGGAGGTCGCCTACCAGATCGGCCTCATCACCAGGGAGGGTGCAGAGCGGGTCATCAATTATGCCTTTGAGCGTGCCCAGGAGAGGGAGAAGAGCTGCACATCGGTTGATAAGGCCAACGTCCTCTCCGACATCTACGGACTCTGGCGTGAGGTCTTCACCTCGGTTTCGGGCAGATATCCTGATGTCAAGACCGATTTCACCTTTGTCGATGCGGTGACGATGTGGTTTGTCAAGAACCCTGAATGGTTCGATGTCGTTGTCACCCCGAATATGTTTGGGGATATCATCACTGACCTTGGAGCGATGATTCAGGGGGGCCTTGGTCTCGCACCCGGTGGAAACATCAACCCTGATGGAATCTCAATGTTTGAGCCGATCCATGGCTCTGCCCCGAAGTACAAAGGGATGAATATCGCAAACCCCCTTGCGACGATCTGGGCCGGCGCACTTCTGCTTGAGAATATCGGGGAGAAAGAAGCTGCTGATGCCGTCATCAGAGGAATCGAGTCATCGATTATCGCCGGCCATGTCACAAAAGATATGGGTGGCAGCCAGTCGACGAGCAGTGTCGGCGACTGGATAGCAGAACAGATCAGAACCGGCGCATAA
- a CDS encoding CBS domain-containing ParB/RepB/Spo0J family partition protein codes for MEKKKVSDYMTYDVVTVEAAGTVKDVISHIRSTHHDGFPVVRGKKVVGYISARDIIGVHPSTRIDQIMSRHLIVADPEMCITDAARVIFRSGIQKLPVIDEKNELVGIISNADVIRSQIEHVSPEKVFNFMKTLTKLYGIEPTLDRGMIPVDKLRPTQAKIYQDELEGRMYEIRKGLAEPVIAVRQPGKLIMVDGHHRAVAAKRLGIRHLEAYIIDITEDIELGLERTANTMNLHSLDDIVVLDYARHPLVAITHRLVPHS; via the coding sequence ATGGAGAAGAAGAAGGTCAGTGACTATATGACCTACGACGTTGTGACGGTCGAGGCGGCTGGAACGGTAAAGGATGTTATCTCCCATATCAGATCGACTCATCATGACGGTTTTCCTGTCGTCCGGGGAAAGAAGGTCGTCGGTTATATCTCCGCACGGGATATCATCGGGGTCCATCCATCAACCCGTATCGACCAGATCATGTCACGCCACCTGATCGTTGCCGATCCCGAGATGTGCATCACCGATGCGGCACGGGTCATCTTCCGATCAGGCATTCAGAAACTCCCGGTAATCGACGAGAAGAACGAACTCGTCGGTATCATCTCAAATGCTGATGTTATCCGCTCCCAGATTGAGCATGTATCCCCGGAGAAGGTCTTTAACTTTATGAAGACCCTCACCAAGCTGTACGGGATCGAACCGACCCTTGACCGGGGCATGATTCCCGTCGACAAGCTCCGGCCGACCCAGGCAAAGATCTATCAGGATGAACTTGAGGGGAGGATGTACGAGATCAGAAAAGGTCTGGCCGAACCTGTCATCGCTGTCAGGCAGCCGGGGAAGCTGATCATGGTGGATGGCCACCATCGCGCCGTTGCTGCCAAGCGGCTCGGCATCAGGCATCTGGAGGCGTATATCATCGATATAACCGAGGATATCGAGCTTGGGCTGGAGAGGACGGCTAATACCATGAACCTTCACTCACTCGATGATATTGTGGTTCTGGACTATGCCAGACACCCACTCGTTGCTATCACCCACCGGCTTGTACCACATAGCTGA